The following coding sequences lie in one uncultured Mailhella sp. genomic window:
- a CDS encoding P-II family nitrogen regulator has product MTTQLNEQAGKLLIAVIEKHKCDAAMAAARKAGAPGGTVLMGRGTAQSKWLRILGLDDVEKELLYTLLPASLVRPVMNAIRNAPALSRTRGILFTIDVLEAFRRHDSTPAAPSQTQEDTMSDNSPEQSGYELLSVIVNHGSADQVMDAARSAGATGGTVIHARGTARPDDASFFGITIVPEKELVMILAPKDKSARIMESVKAEFKDAEPGSGIAFRTAVESFDMLGSSRR; this is encoded by the coding sequence ATGACCACCCAGCTCAACGAACAGGCAGGCAAACTGCTCATTGCCGTCATCGAAAAACACAAGTGCGACGCCGCCATGGCCGCGGCCAGAAAAGCCGGAGCCCCGGGCGGCACCGTGCTCATGGGACGCGGCACGGCCCAGAGCAAATGGCTGCGCATTCTCGGGCTGGACGACGTGGAAAAGGAACTGCTCTACACCCTGCTGCCCGCCTCGCTGGTCCGCCCCGTGATGAACGCCATACGCAACGCCCCGGCGCTCTCCAGAACAAGAGGCATACTCTTCACCATCGACGTGCTCGAAGCCTTCCGGCGTCACGATTCCACGCCCGCCGCGCCTTCCCAGACTCAGGAGGACACCATGTCTGACAACAGCCCGGAACAGTCCGGCTACGAACTTCTCTCCGTCATCGTCAACCACGGCAGCGCCGATCAGGTCATGGACGCGGCCAGAAGCGCCGGCGCCACGGGCGGCACGGTCATCCACGCGCGCGGAACGGCCCGTCCGGACGACGCCTCCTTCTTCGGCATCACCATCGTGCCGGAAAAGGAACTCGTCATGATCCTTGCGCCGAAGGACAAAAGCGCCCGCATCATGGAAAGCGTCAAGGCGGAATTCAAAGACGCCGAACCCGGTTCCGGCATCGCCTTCCGCACGGCCGTGGAATCCTTCGACATGCTGGGCTCGTCCCGGCGATGA
- a CDS encoding ABC transporter permease, giving the protein MKQKLSLFDGASLLIAFLTVLFLTASICTIVVGGLPFLPAAFRSEEVLFSIRLSLVTSTLSTLLCFLVGIPCAYALARCRMPLRNFCRIVLELPLSLPYLVLGLCLLMMFSSEAGRLLKNFGIRVIFEPAGIVMAQWLVNIPFVVRLMRTALEELDGRLEFIAGTLGASRWQRFCTITLPMCRNAILMAAILTWSRAIGEFGATLMLVGVTRMKTETLPASIYLNISTGDNGMAMAAAIILLGISGAALMLSTLLQHRAASRMEGAVRP; this is encoded by the coding sequence ATGAAACAGAAGCTTTCCCTCTTTGACGGCGCAAGCCTTCTCATCGCCTTTCTGACCGTGCTCTTCCTTACGGCGTCCATCTGCACCATAGTCGTGGGAGGTCTGCCCTTTCTGCCCGCGGCCTTTCGTTCCGAGGAAGTGCTCTTTTCCATCCGACTCAGCCTCGTCACCTCCACGCTGTCCACGCTGCTCTGCTTTCTGGTGGGCATTCCCTGCGCCTATGCGCTGGCGCGATGCCGCATGCCGCTGCGCAACTTCTGCCGCATCGTGCTGGAACTTCCCCTCTCCCTGCCCTATCTCGTGCTCGGCCTCTGTCTGCTCATGATGTTTTCCTCCGAAGCCGGCAGACTGCTCAAGAACTTCGGCATCCGCGTCATCTTTGAACCGGCGGGCATAGTCATGGCGCAGTGGCTGGTGAACATTCCCTTCGTCGTGCGGCTCATGCGCACGGCGCTGGAAGAACTGGACGGCAGACTGGAATTCATTGCCGGAACGCTGGGCGCTTCCCGCTGGCAGCGGTTCTGCACCATCACCCTGCCCATGTGCCGCAATGCCATACTCATGGCCGCCATTCTCACGTGGTCCCGGGCCATAGGAGAGTTCGGCGCCACGCTCATGCTCGTGGGCGTGACCCGCATGAAAACGGAAACACTCCCGGCCAGCATCTACCTCAACATCAGCACCGGCGACAACGGCATGGCCATGGCCGCGGCCATCATTCTGCTGGGCATTTCCGGCGCGGCGCTCATGCTCTCCACGCTGCTGCAGCACCGCGCGGCCAGCCGCATGGAGGGAGCGGTCAGACCATGA
- a CDS encoding AraC family transcriptional regulator, with product MGEWKRINDRLKALVLRHMPEPGYRQTEIPGLSLSRRLAHDVLENSLYHPCIGVMLQGRKKSVIGTEEYVYGEGQCLVVGVDVPSSFYVMDGTEEAPFLCLSLEVDKFLLARLAAEVPPTPGSCGEGGMKGVSVADVDVSVLDAFLRLAELLDKPEQIAVLAPMIIREIYYRMLIGPQGEFLRRFHTLGSQSMQIAQAVTWLRDNYRSPLQVEELARRVNMATSTFHRHFKEVTSLSPLQFHKRLRLFEAQRLMLSERVDAASAGLAVGYESPTQFNREYKRLFGEPPHRNITRLKNARSGRE from the coding sequence ATGGGAGAATGGAAGCGAATCAACGACCGTCTCAAGGCGCTGGTGCTGCGTCACATGCCGGAGCCGGGCTACCGGCAGACGGAGATTCCCGGCTTGTCGTTGTCCCGGCGGCTGGCGCACGACGTGCTGGAAAACAGTCTGTATCATCCGTGCATCGGGGTCATGCTCCAGGGGCGGAAGAAATCGGTCATCGGCACGGAGGAATACGTGTACGGCGAAGGACAGTGTCTGGTGGTCGGCGTGGACGTGCCGAGCTCCTTCTACGTCATGGACGGCACGGAGGAAGCGCCGTTTCTGTGTCTTTCGCTGGAAGTGGACAAATTTCTGCTGGCGCGGCTGGCCGCCGAAGTGCCTCCGACTCCGGGATCGTGCGGAGAAGGCGGCATGAAGGGCGTGTCGGTGGCCGACGTGGACGTTTCCGTGCTCGACGCCTTTCTGCGTCTGGCGGAACTTCTGGACAAGCCCGAACAGATTGCCGTGCTCGCGCCCATGATCATACGGGAGATCTACTACCGCATGCTCATCGGCCCGCAGGGCGAGTTTCTGCGCCGTTTCCACACGCTGGGCTCGCAAAGCATGCAGATTGCGCAGGCCGTCACCTGGCTGCGGGACAATTATCGTTCGCCGCTGCAAGTGGAGGAGCTCGCCCGCCGCGTGAACATGGCGACGTCCACCTTCCATCGGCATTTCAAGGAAGTGACGAGTCTGAGTCCGCTGCAGTTTCACAAAAGGCTGCGTCTTTTTGAAGCGCAGCGGCTCATGCTTTCGGAACGGGTGGACGCGGCCAGCGCTGGACTGGCCGTGGGCTATGAGAGCCCCACACAGTTCAACAGGGAATACAAGCGTCTGTTCGGCGAGCCGCCGCACCGCAACATCACAAGACTGAAGAACGCCCGTTCGGGCCGGGAGTAG
- a CDS encoding DUF1538 domain-containing protein: protein MILVLLLHLTVAPLGDALPRFLAGAVLFIIGLGLFLVGADIGVLPVGQKVGSTLTGKRNLALMLAVGFVVGFIITVAEPDVQVLAAQVTGVAPVIAPMALVCIIAAGVGFFVAVAMGRIIFQLPLKLLLFLCYAAVFLCAAFTPDLFLGIGFDAGGATTGPMTVPFIMALGVGVAAVRGGSGAGDDSFGFVGLASVGPILAVLMLGLFATPASPETAAAAQETQLGLAAHFLRLLPEVTHEVAMALGPLAVLFLLFRLFLIRLSRRQTLRMVMGLVYTFFGVILFFLGVKGGFMPAGDALGALLSAPEHRFWLIPVALVLGAVVVCAEPAVWILTEQVEQVSGGAIRRMLMLAALSAGVSLAVGIAMFRVISGTSLWFFLIPGYAAAMLLMRFCPRMFTAIAFDSGGVASGPMASTFILAFMLGVSKGVGGNPAVDAFGCIAMIAMTPLIAIQLLGIVFSRKTGDRA, encoded by the coding sequence GTGATTCTGGTTCTCCTTCTTCATCTGACAGTTGCGCCCCTCGGCGACGCCCTGCCGAGATTTCTCGCGGGTGCAGTGCTCTTCATCATCGGCCTCGGCCTGTTTCTGGTGGGCGCGGACATCGGCGTGCTTCCCGTGGGCCAGAAGGTGGGCTCCACGCTCACCGGCAAACGCAATCTTGCCCTCATGCTGGCCGTGGGCTTCGTGGTGGGCTTCATCATCACCGTGGCCGAACCCGACGTTCAGGTGCTGGCCGCGCAGGTCACGGGCGTGGCTCCGGTCATCGCTCCCATGGCGCTCGTGTGCATCATTGCCGCGGGCGTGGGATTCTTCGTGGCCGTGGCCATGGGACGCATCATCTTTCAGCTTCCTCTCAAGCTGCTGCTGTTTCTCTGCTACGCCGCGGTGTTTCTCTGCGCCGCCTTCACGCCCGATCTCTTTCTCGGCATAGGATTCGACGCAGGCGGAGCCACCACGGGCCCCATGACGGTGCCGTTCATCATGGCGCTCGGCGTGGGCGTGGCCGCCGTGCGCGGCGGAAGCGGGGCAGGGGACGACAGCTTCGGCTTCGTGGGTCTGGCCTCGGTGGGGCCCATTCTCGCCGTGCTCATGCTCGGGCTGTTCGCCACCCCCGCCTCGCCGGAAACGGCCGCAGCCGCACAGGAAACCCAGCTCGGACTCGCAGCCCATTTTCTGCGCCTTCTGCCCGAAGTCACGCACGAAGTGGCCATGGCTCTCGGCCCGCTCGCCGTGCTCTTTCTGCTGTTCCGGCTCTTTCTCATCAGGCTTTCCCGCCGCCAGACGCTGCGCATGGTCATGGGCCTTGTCTATACGTTCTTCGGCGTCATTCTGTTCTTCCTCGGCGTGAAGGGCGGCTTCATGCCCGCAGGCGACGCGCTCGGCGCGCTGCTCTCCGCGCCGGAACACCGCTTCTGGCTCATTCCCGTGGCGCTGGTGCTCGGGGCCGTTGTGGTGTGCGCCGAACCCGCCGTGTGGATTCTCACCGAACAGGTGGAACAGGTTTCCGGCGGCGCCATCCGCCGCATGCTCATGCTTGCGGCCCTTTCCGCCGGCGTGTCCCTGGCCGTGGGCATTGCCATGTTCCGGGTAATCTCGGGAACGAGTCTCTGGTTCTTCCTCATTCCCGGCTACGCCGCGGCCATGCTGCTCATGCGCTTCTGCCCGCGCATGTTCACGGCCATCGCCTTCGATTCCGGCGGCGTGGCTTCCGGCCCCATGGCCTCCACGTTCATTCTCGCCTTCATGCTCGGCGTATCCAAGGGCGTGGGCGGCAATCCCGCCGTGGACGCCTTCGGATGCATCGCCATGATCGCCATGACGCCGCTCATCGCCATTCAGCTTCTGGGCATCGTTTTCAGCCGCAAGACGGGAGACCGCGCATGA
- the phnN gene encoding phosphonate metabolism protein/1,5-bisphosphokinase (PRPP-forming) PhnN produces MRGRLVYVMGASGAGKDSLIREMLRRFRGLPLAAVRRHITRPAFSEGERHIAVSRERFEELAAAGRFSLHWTSHGHRYGISVHADLALARGVSLLVNGSRAAFAEAVRRYPDLVPVLVTAKPHLLRERLLARGRESGAALEERLAGALLALPDLDALPWIRIDNSGHLHEAAALLEQELRSKLPLPGQNRHCGQSSSPA; encoded by the coding sequence ATGCGCGGCAGACTCGTCTATGTCATGGGAGCCTCCGGCGCGGGCAAGGACAGCCTTATCCGCGAAATGCTCCGCCGTTTCCGCGGGCTTCCGCTGGCCGCGGTCAGGCGTCACATCACCCGCCCCGCCTTCTCCGAAGGCGAGCGGCACATCGCCGTTTCCCGCGAGCGCTTTGAAGAGCTGGCCGCCGCAGGACGCTTTTCCCTGCACTGGACAAGTCACGGCCACCGCTACGGCATTTCCGTCCATGCGGATCTCGCCCTCGCCCGCGGCGTTTCCCTGCTCGTCAACGGCTCCCGCGCGGCCTTTGCCGAGGCCGTGCGCCGCTATCCCGATCTGGTTCCCGTGCTCGTGACCGCAAAGCCGCATCTTCTTCGCGAACGCCTGCTGGCCCGGGGACGGGAATCCGGCGCTGCGCTGGAAGAGCGTCTCGCCGGAGCGCTGCTCGCCCTGCCCGATCTCGATGCCCTGCCCTGGATACGCATAGACAATTCCGGTCATCTTCACGAAGCGGCGGCTCTTCTGGAGCAGGAACTCCGATCGAAGCTCCCGCTGCCAGGCCAGAACAGGCACTGCGGACAAAGCTCTTCTCCCGCCTGA
- a CDS encoding TSUP family transporter, with protein sequence MELSLLVIVVLCLFFFVAGFVDSVAGGGGLISTPAMLLCGLPPHTALGTGKFASTLGSLTSLWTFARNHLVVLRIAPAGFVSAFVGGMAGSGLAMHVDSAMLGKLLIFLLPVGMVISLFSGKLVSEEGELPEKHLWLRVILMGFFIGAYDGFFGPGTGSFFIIAQHLVLRMGLVRASATAKVFNLASNAGAFAVFASGGVALYSLGIPCAVANILGNQLGTHLAIRIGTRMVRNFLYVTLCLLLASLIYRFFIA encoded by the coding sequence ATGGAACTTTCCCTGCTCGTCATCGTTGTTTTGTGCCTGTTCTTCTTTGTCGCCGGATTTGTGGATTCCGTGGCCGGAGGCGGCGGACTCATTTCCACCCCGGCCATGCTTCTGTGCGGTCTGCCGCCGCACACCGCCCTCGGCACCGGAAAGTTCGCCAGCACTCTCGGCTCCCTCACCTCGCTGTGGACCTTCGCCCGCAATCATCTCGTGGTGCTGCGCATCGCGCCCGCAGGCTTCGTTTCCGCCTTCGTCGGCGGCATGGCCGGCTCCGGCCTCGCCATGCACGTAGACAGCGCCATGCTCGGCAAGCTGCTCATCTTCCTGCTGCCCGTGGGAATGGTCATTTCCCTGTTCTCGGGAAAACTCGTCAGCGAAGAAGGCGAACTGCCGGAAAAGCATCTCTGGCTGCGCGTCATCCTCATGGGATTTTTCATAGGCGCGTATGACGGATTCTTCGGACCAGGCACGGGCAGCTTCTTCATCATCGCGCAGCATCTCGTGCTGCGCATGGGCCTCGTGCGCGCCTCGGCCACCGCCAAAGTGTTCAATCTCGCATCCAATGCCGGAGCCTTCGCCGTGTTCGCTTCCGGCGGCGTGGCCCTGTATTCTCTGGGCATTCCCTGCGCCGTGGCCAACATTCTCGGCAATCAGCTCGGCACGCATCTGGCCATCCGCATCGGCACCCGCATGGTGAGAAACTTCCTCTACGTCACCCTCTGCCTCCTGCTCGCTTCGCTCATCTACCGCTTCTTCATCGCGTAA
- a CDS encoding substrate-binding domain-containing protein → MKRFPLFLCVAAVLILSLPCAAQAARALHVYCGAGMTKPFGEIAAAFTKKTKVNMEVTYANAGQIQSQINTAREGDLFIAGAAEELKPIEKYVSARRDLVKHIPVLAVARGNPKNIRGVKDLGRSDLRVVLGDAKATPIGKIADKALADAGLAGKVNVVSRGVTAPSIFNALNVGECDAVIVWKENVSPAMDIVPDPVMDAYVKTIPAASLSVSDDPEGQKLFLDFLNSGEAHAIWEKYGYVVLN, encoded by the coding sequence ATGAAAAGATTTCCCCTCTTCCTCTGTGTTGCGGCCGTCCTCATTCTTTCTCTGCCCTGCGCGGCGCAGGCCGCCAGAGCCCTGCACGTCTATTGCGGGGCAGGCATGACAAAACCTTTCGGGGAAATAGCCGCCGCCTTCACCAAAAAAACGAAGGTGAACATGGAAGTCACCTACGCCAACGCCGGTCAGATACAGTCGCAGATCAACACCGCCCGGGAAGGCGACCTCTTCATTGCCGGCGCTGCGGAAGAACTGAAGCCCATAGAAAAATACGTCTCCGCAAGACGCGATCTCGTCAAGCACATTCCCGTGCTGGCCGTAGCCAGGGGCAATCCCAAGAACATCAGGGGAGTGAAGGATCTCGGCAGAAGTGATCTTCGCGTGGTGCTCGGCGACGCCAAGGCGACGCCCATAGGCAAAATTGCGGACAAGGCCCTTGCCGACGCCGGTCTCGCCGGCAAGGTGAACGTGGTCAGCCGCGGCGTGACGGCGCCTTCCATCTTCAACGCCCTGAACGTGGGAGAATGCGATGCCGTCATCGTGTGGAAGGAAAACGTTTCTCCGGCCATGGACATCGTGCCCGACCCGGTCATGGACGCCTACGTAAAAACCATTCCCGCAGCCTCGCTTTCCGTTTCCGACGATCCCGAAGGACAAAAGCTGTTCCTCGATTTTCTGAACTCCGGGGAAGCTCACGCCATCTGGGAAAAATACGGCTACGTCGTGCTGAACTGA
- a CDS encoding permease, with amino-acid sequence MITAVLRRYRMFLALFAFNVALLFLEPAVGKKALALTGDNVLEMLSFLPPIFVLLGLLDVWVDRETMMKYMGEGSGARGMLLAFILGSAAAGPLYAAFPMAAVMMKKGASMRNVFIFIGAWSTTKIPLILFESATLGFRFMAMRLVFNIVGIFLIALILEREARRHPVPLPAEPSSEPGRH; translated from the coding sequence GTGATTACCGCCGTTCTCCGCCGCTACCGCATGTTTCTGGCGCTTTTCGCCTTCAACGTCGCGCTGCTCTTCCTTGAACCCGCCGTCGGGAAAAAAGCTCTGGCCCTGACCGGAGACAACGTGCTTGAAATGCTCTCCTTTCTGCCGCCCATCTTCGTGCTGCTCGGCCTTCTGGACGTGTGGGTGGACAGAGAAACCATGATGAAATACATGGGCGAAGGCTCCGGCGCGCGGGGCATGCTGCTCGCCTTTATTCTCGGCTCCGCCGCGGCGGGCCCCCTCTACGCCGCCTTTCCCATGGCCGCGGTCATGATGAAAAAGGGCGCGAGCATGCGCAACGTGTTCATCTTCATCGGGGCCTGGTCCACCACGAAAATCCCGCTCATTCTCTTTGAAAGCGCCACGCTCGGCTTCCGCTTCATGGCCATGCGCCTTGTCTTCAACATTGTGGGCATCTTCCTCATCGCCCTCATTCTGGAACGCGAGGCCAGGCGGCATCCCGTTCCCCTCCCCGCGGAACCATCCTCCGAGCCCGGCAGGCATTGA
- a CDS encoding Rossmann-like domain-containing protein — protein sequence MTAQELYRRLKQELERIVRLHHLNESPIMLKSRGLSPEEAIGNTRRKDYPILAGKEIMLQAQFGSALGQAFTDAPSDFCGTLDDVLALDPENDPHSRGLLVATLNAVMRHTGDIDHTVHCRNDDLELCAEACAAHIREHFGAPRITLIGYQPALTARLSREFPLRVLDMNPRFVGDVKSGVTIEHGETGYRSAVLEWSELVLCTGSTLCNGTFVNFVGIGRPVIFFGISGAAAARILHLPRFCPKSS from the coding sequence ATGACAGCCCAGGAACTCTATCGTCGTCTCAAACAGGAACTCGAACGGATTGTCCGGCTTCATCATCTGAATGAAAGCCCCATCATGCTGAAAAGCCGCGGTCTTTCCCCGGAAGAAGCCATAGGCAACACCAGGCGCAAGGACTATCCCATTCTTGCAGGCAAGGAAATCATGCTTCAGGCGCAGTTCGGTTCCGCCCTCGGTCAGGCGTTCACAGACGCGCCCTCGGACTTCTGCGGCACGCTGGACGACGTGCTGGCCCTTGATCCGGAAAACGACCCGCACAGCCGAGGACTTCTCGTGGCCACGCTGAACGCCGTCATGCGCCACACCGGCGACATCGATCACACCGTTCACTGCCGCAACGACGATCTCGAACTCTGCGCCGAAGCCTGCGCCGCGCATATCCGTGAACACTTCGGAGCGCCGCGCATCACGCTGATAGGCTATCAGCCCGCCCTCACGGCCCGCCTCTCCCGGGAATTTCCCCTGCGGGTGCTGGACATGAATCCCCGCTTCGTAGGCGACGTAAAGTCCGGAGTGACCATTGAACACGGTGAAACAGGCTACCGCAGCGCCGTGCTTGAATGGTCGGAACTTGTGCTCTGCACGGGCAGCACGCTCTGCAACGGCACCTTCGTCAACTTTGTGGGCATCGGCAGACCGGTCATAT
- a CDS encoding permease yields MSTAALYFVTLILLALSFRKDRKKTRQALVKAWKSFENILPQFLAILVLIGLMLAVLDKELITRLLGAESGALGMAIAALIGSVTLIPGFIAFPLAASLLSSGAGYGQTAMFLTTLMMVGIVTLPLEGTFFGKRLALMRNALAFFYAVVSSVVLGALL; encoded by the coding sequence ATGTCCACCGCAGCCCTCTACTTCGTCACCTTGATTCTGCTCGCGCTCTCCTTCCGAAAAGACAGAAAAAAAACGCGTCAGGCGCTCGTCAAGGCCTGGAAATCCTTTGAAAACATTCTGCCCCAGTTTCTGGCCATCCTGGTGCTCATAGGCCTCATGCTCGCCGTGCTCGACAAAGAGCTCATCACCCGTCTTCTGGGCGCGGAATCCGGAGCTCTCGGCATGGCCATCGCCGCACTGATCGGTTCCGTCACGCTCATTCCGGGCTTCATCGCCTTTCCGCTGGCGGCCTCGCTTCTTTCTTCCGGCGCAGGCTACGGGCAGACGGCCATGTTCCTCACCACGCTCATGATGGTGGGCATCGTCACTCTGCCGCTGGAAGGCACCTTCTTCGGCAAACGTCTGGCCCTGATGCGCAATGCGCTGGCCTTTTTCTACGCCGTCGTTTCCTCCGTCGTGCTGGGGGCGCTGCTGTGA
- a CDS encoding metalloregulator ArsR/SmtB family transcription factor translates to MDNDLLYRALADDTRRRLIRLLLSGSCCVSALAARLNISESAVSQHVGLLRRAGLLDGTRRGRFMHYAVNRQRLLDLARELEALAATLPADKADEAAPRPSLCDESMRRRCHGAGKLRTLPMAPPTVEEH, encoded by the coding sequence ATGGACAACGATCTGCTTTACCGCGCCCTTGCCGACGACACGAGGCGCAGGCTCATTCGTCTGCTGCTGAGCGGCAGCTGCTGCGTTTCCGCCCTCGCCGCCCGCCTGAACATCAGCGAAAGCGCCGTATCCCAGCACGTCGGCCTTCTGCGCCGCGCGGGTCTGCTTGATGGAACAAGACGCGGACGCTTCATGCACTACGCCGTCAACCGGCAGCGCCTGCTCGATCTGGCCCGGGAACTGGAAGCGCTCGCCGCAACGCTCCCTGCCGACAAGGCGGACGAAGCCGCTCCCCGCCCCTCCCTTTGCGACGAATCCATGCGCCGCCGCTGTCACGGAGCAGGCAAACTCCGCACGCTGCCCATGGCTCCGCCAACCGTCGAGGAACATTGA
- a CDS encoding ATP-binding cassette domain-containing protein, with amino-acid sequence MIPLAFDRFCLTRGSMRIQDISFELGEREIFAILGRTGAGKTLLLESAAGFYAPESGNILLYGTPVQSIPLTERRIGFVYQDYALFPHMTVEGNIAYGLRVRRAPRAEQKEKTRAIAELLGIGHVLKNYPQTLSGGERQRVALARALVLKPRLLLLDEPFSSLDPSTKQRLYGETARIPQKFDCAVLFVTHDFREAQMLASRIGIMAEGRMLCIRRSEDLFARSSNTELNTFLGLEDA; translated from the coding sequence ATGATTCCGCTTGCTTTCGACCGCTTCTGCCTCACCCGGGGCAGCATGCGCATTCAGGACATATCCTTTGAACTCGGCGAACGGGAAATCTTTGCCATCCTCGGCCGCACAGGCGCGGGAAAAACCCTGCTTCTCGAATCGGCCGCCGGATTCTATGCACCGGAAAGCGGCAACATTCTGCTCTACGGAACGCCCGTGCAGAGCATTCCTCTCACCGAACGCCGCATAGGCTTCGTGTATCAGGACTACGCGCTCTTTCCGCACATGACCGTGGAAGGAAACATTGCCTACGGCCTTCGGGTGCGCCGCGCGCCGCGCGCCGAACAGAAAGAAAAAACAAGGGCCATAGCCGAACTGCTCGGCATCGGGCATGTGCTGAAAAACTATCCGCAAACGCTGAGCGGGGGCGAACGACAACGCGTGGCCCTGGCCAGAGCCCTGGTGCTCAAGCCCCGACTGCTGCTGCTCGACGAACCGTTCTCCTCGCTCGATCCTTCCACAAAGCAGCGGCTTTACGGGGAAACAGCACGCATTCCACAGAAATTCGACTGCGCCGTGCTCTTTGTGACCCATGACTTCCGGGAAGCGCAAATGCTGGCTTCCCGCATAGGCATCATGGCAGAGGGCAGAATGCTCTGCATTCGCCGATCAGAGGATCTCTTCGCCCGCAGCAGCAATACGGAACTCAACACCTTTCTCGGTCTGGAGGACGCATGA